From the genome of Salvia splendens isolate huo1 chromosome 7, SspV2, whole genome shotgun sequence:
agttagttacaactaatttgtggtaaattgaccttaatacccttattgatgTTTTTTATTGATCGTATTTACTTTCCAGGGCTAATGATCTAGGcccttagagcatccccattcgtgctcttgccaacgagcacggatgtggccccggatccacttttactccctgctattaggcaagagcacaacacccacattcgtgctcttccgcaaggacaagctcaatggtcacaccattctattattcaatttaaataaaaacatttccacaaaattaaaatgcattaaaaatattctgaatactattataaattacaaaaaaattaaaaattacataattaaaatcataaaaattaaaaagtacataattgaaatcctaaaaattaaaaattacataattaaattcataaaattaaaaaaattcactacTGATggtcgaatttcgcccaaatgtgtttgattaggtcttcttgtagctcaatgtgggcttgggtatcgcgcattgtgttccttgtttcgatcctctcgcccatcgtcgtatgcacacctcggcatgggggagacctcgcggttgagcttccaacttcatcctcgtcgtaaaaacTAGCCGCCATCGATCcgtcgtcagctataatcatgttgtgcaagataatacacgagtacatgatgtcggcgatatttttcacgtaccacagccgagacggggccttcacaatgttgaatcgggcttgaaggacccaaaagctctttcgacgtctttccgagcggactcttgacgctgcgcaaaaagaacctgtcttgggtcttgcgggttgctgagcgtcttcacgaaagtcaaccaccttgggtagatgtCATCGGTGATATAGTAACCCATGtagtatgcatttccgttgacggtaaagtcgatcgccggtgctacaccattcgaaacatcattgaagagtggtgaagaatagagcacgttcaagttgttgttggatccggcaatacaaaaatatgcatgccaaatccttaggcggtagtcggcgatcgcttcaaggataagtgttgggccgctgcctttgtggccgcttaagtgttgccccctccaagcagtcggacaatttttccacctccaatgcatgcagtcaatgctgcatGCATACCGAGAAAACCATGGACTATTtcatgaagacgaagcaaccgttggcaatcatcggtggtgggtgcccgaaggaattcctcaccgaaagctgaacgaacgccgtcgcaaaattttttaaggcaaaggattccagttgactcaccgacatgcaaatactcgtcgaagaggtcagccgtttgcccagtagcaagttgtcggatgacacacgtacacttctgcaacgccgagagactttgccgaccggttgcgtctgtacttgtttgaaagtattcaacatggacggataatgtgttgacaatacgcataaacaagcgttttgacatgcgaaaacggcgccgaaagtaatcttccggaaaccacGGCTgttcggaaaaatagtcggcaacaaGCATTTCGTTgactccctcccggtcacgatggatgtagcggcgagttgatctagttggtcgaggaggcgGGGCGTGGGTATTCGcggtgacataggcttcataggcggcatgataatgttcatagtattcttgttcttcgcgctccgcttccgcaatgagattggtgaaatccatttgaaatggtttgagtgagagaggaagatgtagataaattgtatgaaaaaatatgaatgagagatgaacgggaggagatgatttgatgtgaaaaatggatgataaatgtatgtatttatagatgattttgggaataaaaaaattgaaaaaaataaaaaaaaatccagaaaaatggtaaaaaacggccatatttttgggaatctgaaaatatttttttaatttttggtattattttcatttttgtttaaaaaaataaatttccaacggaaatgccattggccaatcagaacgcgtcacgtcagctgctcgttggcacggacgtgctcgatgcatcgagcagcgccgcgctaGTGGCAAGAGCGCAACGGCGAGCAAgcggtgccgcgccgctggcacggacggacgccgtcaaccgctgcggatgctcttaatttgaatatctaatggctattatttagttgtagttagcaattaagtattgagttaataatataacactcccctagTAGTAAATATCTCTGTCTTTCACCAGTTCTCTTTTGATGTTGATTTAGTATTAGAACTTCATAAGATTATCTCCAAGGGTATATTAAATCTAAAATGGAATAGGTAATTAGCTCCAATAGTACTCCAAAACCAATTTCATTTGTTGTTTTTGAgtaaaaacacataattttaGGTTCATActaaaccaaaaccaaaaaaattttcaaattttatgagtaaaaaaGTTATACTGCctccgtattcaaaaaataaaaacatttgaaacggcacaagttttaatgtataattggtaaagtaagtgaaaaaaattgataaagtaacagagagaaagagaaaaataagtaaagtaagagagatgaagagaaaaaattgtgaaaaaagtattagtggattgtggggtccatgtcctaaaatagaatgattctaaattctatttttaaggaactgattaaaaaagaaatagttgctatttttaaaaaatgagagAGTAATATAAAGAATATCCTTTTAAGTTTTAGTTTAGACAAATGGTtccattaaaattatatttaatgacATTTACATTGAAATGAATTTGAGTTTAATATAAATGGTGGGGAGATAATTTATCATAGCAAGGTTCACTAGTTAACAGAATTGCATCATCATTGAAAAATCGTAGTCAAACCTTAACTGAAAAGTTTAATATTCGTTTTTATACAGATTCCaatcataaattttaaatacttACGCATTATCACAAAGAAAGATGTTAATACAAGGTGTTGAcaaaaatactataaatttaatGGAGGATATGAAGGAAATTacggtgcaaatgaaaatgtcaaATGAGAATGATTTAATAAAAATGTACTGTCTTGAGCTTAGATGGACAATGATGCAAAAGAAAATCACCTATCAATTTATGAAAATGCTCGAAGACTAATTCAGATCATCACATGTTGTTGAGTTATATCCATTTTCGGGTACTCACATTACAGTTAATACATTTCAATTTTAGCCAAATTACACAATTAATATctcttaaatatttattatttaataaaatattttaacacTAAAATGGAACGGATGGTGAATTGTTTTTCATctgtttataaataaaattaatttcaatatataaataagaaACTCAGTAAAATGGCTTCCTACAATACTTTATACTAGATGTGAGATTATTCGCTAGAGGAAATTGTATACAACAGACCAAATGAACTTCAATGATGATATTATTATAACAATGAAAGAATAGAGAATCAAATGGTGGCATAAAAAATTGCTATACCAGATGGAGGAGCTGCATCTTCTCACAAATATCACCACCACCAtcgcttcttcttcttgctctctACCTCAGGCAATTCTACAGATGAGAAAAGGGCAGCGATGAGAAAGAAGCAGTAGTGAATTTCAAGGTCAGGCATTGAGTAAATCTTTACCTCCTAATGGATATATCGAATTATAGTGAACCTCGGCCCAGAAACTCAAGAATATAGCTGCATTTGAAACAGAGGATACAGAGCAAGCGTCGTTGATCATCTTACCAGAATTCAACAGGGAAGAAATGAAATGTTTAAAACATTAGATTAATGAAGCACAGCTTACTTCTATTGGACTTCTGTTCAGTTTGTGGAAGGATCTCGATGTAGCATGTATCCTTGAATGATGtaacaacaaatattttgaTGCCAAACTGCCACAAAATACAACATATTACACTATCAGGCAGAGCAATGCAAGAACTCTGCATATAGAAGTAAAAGAATATAGAGAGTGTAGGAACGGAATCATACCCAATCTACAGCAGCCTGCAACGTGACGTGATCACCCCATTCCCCGTTCCTACAATCTTTCACAATTGATTAAACAAGTGGCAAAAAGGATAAGCGTATACTAGGTCAGAAGGGGAATCTACTTGCTCATTTTCTTTATGTAATCACCATAAGCCATCGGGACATAATTTTCATACAAGTCCGGTCTTCGCTTCAGCTGAAAGTTTGCAGATAATAAGAAACTAGTCTTTAATACAGTTTCAAGACAAAGACAACCAGCGGCGATTGAATTGGCATTTGGCACACAAACCTGGTTGACTACTTGTTCTCTCACGAATTTGTGATGCTCTGACGTCCGATATATTTGATCAGACAACGAACGGAACTGCCGGACGAAAAGAAAGGCTTGCTACGGTTATGAGAAGCCAAATATCATGAAGCATATACTAAGATAACTAGCAACAagagttactccctccgtccgccattaggagtcccattaatgggtggcacgggttttaagaaatgttaagaaaagtggatggaaaaaagttagtggaataggggtcccacttgtatatattagttttaaatgaaatgtgagtgaaatgagttagtggaaggtgtgACCTTAttaacatttatggtaaaagtgaaccgggactcctattcgcggacggactaaaatggaaaaacgggactcctattcgcggacggagggagtataaaggaATTAGATTTTCCTACACGACACAAACTCAGAGTGAAGCAAAGACATATGAGAAAACAACAATATGTCTTATCGACTACAGGATGATGCAGGGATGTTATGAACAGCCGACCTGACAGTTGCCGTCTCCTGAGATTTTGAGTTCAACCAGCTCGTATAATTGCAATCTGACACAGACAACAAAAAATGCACAAGTTAGGAACTGCACAGATTGTGAAACGCAAGTTTCAAGAATTATATTGCATAAGCATGATATGTATCAACCGAAATCGTGCTCCAGTATCGCTAGATTATGTTGAAATAGTACAAGATGGCCGATAATTACACAAAAGTATTGCATTGCATGAGAGAAATAGCACTACTAAAAGTACAGAACGATGAGAACAATGTACTACAAAAGAACCTGTCCAGAAGCCTTTGATGGTCTGATGTAGCTTCATCCGCTGAGGGTATCTCACCATTGATTTTAGGAACATGCTGCAATGACGAAAAGCACAAAGAAAGACTTAATGTTAATATGTCGTCCCTTTGAACACTCTGCCAGCAGTAAAAGAGGAAATTAGGGTAACTTACAGGAATTGGAACCAATTGATTCAGCCTTTTCCCCATTTCACCATCGATAACAGAATCATTTTCAATCTCCGGCAAGGTCTCCTGCCACTCTGCCAACAGTTAAGTAATGTTAAATTAATAACATAGGTAAGAAAATAAAGACAAGTCCAAGAAACATAATGATCAGAGTTTACCCCACCAGAGCTGAAGTGCCTTCCTGAAGGTCCAAGCCAATTCTGAGTGAGAATCGATTCTTTCTGATTTTGTTGTTCTCGAGAAGATACAGATCGTAGATCCTGTGCAGCATCAAGTCTTGATAACTCTTCCTGAAGAGCTTGAGCGATTGCCTTATCATTCTCCACTACGGATTCTGCTTTTATACAGAAGTCCTCCTTCAATTTATCATTCGTCGATTTTTCCTCCGCATAGCACGTCACAGCAGGTAGAGAGCCACTGTTTGCTAATGAGCAAATATCTAAGTGGTGAAGACCCCATCGTACAACATCAGGATCAAGATCACACATCATTCCCATATGATTTTGAGAGATGTGTTCTGCTGAAGTTTGATAAAGATATTTCACAAAAAGAGTCTCTTGTGTAAATTGATGAATGATGAGTCAAGGCCGGCTGGTAAAGAGAATGTAGCTccgattcagaaaataattaattatctgTACCACTACCACATCTTCATATTAGATTTCATAACCACGAGCACAAAAATCAGAAAGAAAAGATGATGATCAACAATTATAAGGTATCACAAACTGTCAACGCGGCCATCAGAAAACAAAATGAATCAACATGATGTTATCCTTTCTAAACTCTCATTCCAGGTTACGGGAGCATTCTttccaataaaaaaaacattgtgCCATCGCATTGATCCATAAAATTTTCTTGTTCGAGCTTGACTAAAGCCTCCAAACCTTGGATAGTTAAGTAGACGACCGACTTTTCTCTACATTCAAACCTTGAACTGTCTCTTTAAAAATAAAGACACCATGAGTTTAAGTTCACTACTCAAGTGATGTCACAGCTTAGCTCATATTCACGTATCCATGGTCTTGCACATATGAATCAATTGAAAACGAACCACCTATAACACCTAGTTGCTGGTGGAAGCATAATCTACTAAACGGGCATTACAATCATAAGAAATAAGATCACCAAACAAAGCCCATTATCAGAACTACGAGACAACTCTTTAATTCACTACGAAAACTACTCACATAGACGACCAAATAAGTCTCTACCAACAATAAGCGTAAATCAGCATCATTAATTCAACAACCTTCCGCGCAATATGAATTCGTTAAAAGCTAAAAATCATAGATTGCAAATGATTTTAGCAATCAAAAGAAACTCAGCAACCATATATCACCACCCAAGATCATGTTATCAAATAGCAAATGATAACATAGCATAATCAAGTTTAGTATTTCCCCTATTTCCTTTTCACTCATTTCATCTAccatttttccaaaaaatgaAACTTAATCATTCATTTACACATCGATCTCTGCCACAGAAATGAACCAATATTGATTAACAAAGATTCGAAAATTAACCCATATAAAAGAACAACAAAGCCATCAAGAATAACTTCAATTACAGACTTAAACGTTGATTAAAACCTTAAAGCCACagcaaaaacagaaaaaaaaaaacaaatgaaaacaatGTTTAAGAAGAAAGTAAAATAGGGGTGTGGAATTGTATAGCCAACCTTTGAATTCAAAGCGAAGCAAATGAGATTCCCAGAGGTAAATTAGATTTATCAGAATTTTAAAGATCGTAGTACTATTTGTTATCTGTTTCCAACTTTCCATTTCCAACAATGCTATACAAAGTCATCTCCTAATTTCGGAGTTGGGGGCGGGACAACGGGCAATCGCAGCCGTTAATTCGATATCACAAGGGGCACGTGTCGGCTGTAGAGACGCATATGGGTACGTTTGGTCGGTGGCTAGTTGCATAAGATTCAGATGAGATTTGGTgaataaggccacccgcaacgcgtcacgcgggtggcccggaACCCGTCACGCAGGGATATGACGGCAacgtgacgcgttgcggcgccccgtctcgtccccagctcGTCACCATCTCGTCACAAAACCCGTTCTGCCGGGACGTAACGCGGGACAGCTCGCCACACGCCGTgacgacgtggcgcgctcccaggccatgcgtgacgcccacttgTCGGCCCgagagtgggcgtcgtcacgctgacgcaataattaattttttttaaaaaaattgaattaaataaaaaaatattaaaaaaagtgaaacggtaatgttaccgtttaaaagagccgttttcaatttattttttatttttttactctataaatacttctaattcatcatcatttcacacacaactacacatctattcttccaaattcatctccatttcctctccaattttcatctaacatctaatcacaaaatgtccggcgacgaaaactccggcggtggcggctccggcgagtgggatctcaacgcgttcggcgactaggggagcatgtacaacacattagGTGGTTTCGCTTCGTCAACGCCGGgctcgacgccgggcacccagggttcgggcacgcgggggtaccaaccacccaattttgatgttgatgcatacgcccatccctccgccccgcggtattcgcagggattatcccagattcgggaggattatccggttcaACCGACTCCgaaagaaggccgaggcgggggaggctccagggcggaggcgatgcggaggaggatgaggatctaggccggcatccgtatgGCCCCAAAGAAACGTTGGCGGTGTACAATGCccggatcagcgtctcgtaccatcccatcgtcgggaatcaacaaccccggaagtgcttctcggaaaaggtcaccgaggcctaccacgagattaagccgaaaaagacccgccgccgtacatataagatgctccgcgctcactttaatcgagtcgacagagaggtcaaacgattctgcgacatctacaagaatgaagcggctcagtgccaaagcggagccacgggagccgacgttctgaggtcggctttgcgggtctactacgAAGACACctgcaaacaattcaaatatgccgatgtttgggaggtcgtcagggacgaggaaaggtgggccggcgatgtgcggtccagctcgggctcgacctcgaagcgtaCGAAacacacggcgagtggccaatactcgtctggtgagggcggttcgggcatcgggccacaagagtttgcctcgcaggaggaggagaccccggcagacgatgccggggggtcctcccgtgggcgccgtcggccgcaagggagaaatgcggcgaaggcggctagagggaggaggggccgagccgaatcaagccaggcgggctcgggcccgggctcagggggaccctcgaactccattatgtccatgtacatgaccgccacaatggcggacacttcccgctttacgcTCACCCAATACGAAGCCTGGCTTAACGGAGTCCTGTTTATGGCGGCACAATTTGGTGTCCCGCCTCCAAGTGGCCTTagggcacctccaccgccttcgggggatgattcgccggcggagtagttttttttattttctacaaaattgtattttaaattatgtcattttttttaggattttaattatgtgtttttttagttttttgaattttaagttgtatttttattttatgttgtaatgttattttatttttaatgaagtgtgttttttattaattgaatttggtggaaaaaaaaataaaaaaatgaaattgaatgaatagtaatttaagggtcggtttaagggacggttaagggacggagggttgcaggttccgtcccttagttaagggatggagtaaaaaagtacagtggggcccgcaaatagtattTTAAGGGACGATTAAGGGATGCtatagtgacagcgttgtggtTAGCCTAACGCAACGCGACTGAGGATTTGACGAAATATACGGCAACATTTTGTGGTTTATCATGTGAATACCAATACGTTATACGGCACAGATAATATATTCATACAatatgttatactccctccgtctcactacAAGGGATCAACTCTCCATTTTGAGTTGTCCTaccacaagtgatcaatttcctttttagctaaaaataaaacttcaaccatctcttaatttattctctgtcttactttattctctccttatctcttatactttattctctccacttcaactcaatatatatcattttctttatttacgtgttcaaaagaaatccatcacttgTAATGGGAGAAGGGAGTACGGAATAGAtaatatattactttaattaactacagtttattttaatttaaaaatgcaGACAAAATGGAATAAGTTTATAGGTCCAAAGTGGTACACTTATTATATACCTAACGTATTTCatgatagttgagtcattttattttctgtacttgtttgaattaaaataattataaagttaaagtgaaaaaaagtaaagtaagagaaaataatgaagaaaagattcttaactatattattatttctCTTACTCTAgtctttctctactttaactatttattactatcattttccAAAAACGaatacagaaaataaaatgacacaACTATTGCGGAATGAAAGgagtactccttccgttcatgaaaaaaattttattttgccATTACGGGTTTGCCACAAATATTAGTTTcatttcaaaaatgaaaatgttctCTCAAATTATTATCTTTACATTCTtacttatttacaacttatgcCTACTTACCTATTTACCTTTTCTCTTCTCCTCTTGTACTTTGCCCATTTTTTATGGAACAACACACCCTCATGGAAATCTAGTACGATGCAATTGGAAGTAGTGAGTGTATCTGAGACAGTCAAAGGAAGGAATGTCACACTGGTGGTCGAACCTGATCTAAGAACGAGAATCGTGGAGGCTTTAAGGAGCGATTATGCATTTGAGATAGTTCGTTTGACAGTAAGGACGAGTGAGCATGGAAAATTCTaagaggaggcggataatgctcttCATTTCGACGGAaggttgtgtgccgaacaatgAGAAGCTTAGGAATAAGATCATGGGCGAAGCACACGAGACACTGTCCACCCCGAAGGTACTAAGAAGTACCATGATATGAAGGGATCATTTTGGGAGGACGATATGTAGAAAGACATAGTGCCTTTGTGAGAGATGTCCAGCCTGTCAGCAAGTAAAGACTCTATATCAACGAacatatgggaaattgcaaccgcaagagattccagaatggaattGGGAGCACATTGCAAtggaataaagaaacaaaagtaGACGCACAGAATGCATAAGGACTAGACTTCATTGTTGTCTCAAAGTATGGAAAAGATAGATCAAGCATAAATTAatgcaatcaaatcaagcaagacttattagtgcactttcattacaaactcgtggaacaccttgaaaTCATGCAttcacatgtggcaaacttccaaagatgtgAAGTGTattatctctcactctcaaagtgtataaggtaatgtgtataagcactcaaatcatgcatcatgcaaagtttaccataggcttgctcaaagtctaatccctcctttattagatgtgattaagcatc
Proteins encoded in this window:
- the LOC121810253 gene encoding OVARIAN TUMOR DOMAIN-containing deubiquitinating enzyme 9-like, whose amino-acid sequence is MGMMCDLDPDVVRWGLHHLDICSLANSGSLPAVTCYAEEKSTNDKLKEDFCIKAESVVENDKAIAQALQEELSRLDAAQDLRSVSSREQQNQKESILTQNWLGPSGRHFSSEWQETLPEIENDSVIDGEMGKRLNQLVPIPHVPKINGEIPSADEATSDHQRLLDRLQLYELVELKISGDGNCQFRSLSDQIYRTSEHHKFVREQVVNQLKRRPDLYENYVPMAYGDYIKKMSKNGEWGDHVTLQAAVDWFGIKIFVVTSFKDTCYIEILPQTEQKSNRTIFLSFWAEVHYNSIYPLGELPEVESKKKKRWWW